GCAGAATTTGGTGAAAAATTCGGCAGGGATTATGGTCTTGTAGAACCATACTTATGTGAAGATGCCGAAATTATTATTATAGCTATGGGTTCAATGTGTAGTACAGTAAGACATGTTGTAGATGAATTAAGAGCTAAAGGTGAAAAAGTAGGTCTTCTAAAAGTTAGATCTTACAGGCCATTCCCCTTTGAAGAAATTGATGAAATTGTTAAAAATGCTGATAAATTAGCAGTACTTGATAAGAACTTCTCATTTGGTATTGGTGGAGCACTTTTCGCAGACTTAAAAACTAAATGTCACAAAGAAGCTTATGGCTTTATTTTAGGATTAGGTGGAAGAGATGTAATTCCTGAATACATTGAAGAAGCTGTAGAATTAACTAAAAACCCAGTTAAAGAAGTTACTTGGTTAGGCTTAAAGGAGGATGAATAGGATGAAAATTCCTGAAGAAGAATTATTGGCACCTGGACACAGAGGTTGTGCTGGTTGTGGAGCTTCAATTGGTGTTAGACTTGCTCTTAAAGTATTAGGAAGAAACACTGTTGTTGTTTGTGCAACTGGTTGTTTAGATGTTATGACATCTCCTTATCCTGAAACTGCATGGGAAGTCCCATGGATTCATGTTGCTTTTGAAAATGCAGGGGCAGTTGCTTCTGGTGTAGAAAGAGCATTAAAAACACAAGGAAAAGAAGATGTAAATATCGTTGCTTTTGGTGGTGACGGTGGTACTGCAGATATTGGTTTACAATCTTTATCTGGAGCTATGGAAAGAGGGCATAATATGACTTATATCTGTTATGATAATGAAGCTTATATGAATACTGGTATTCAAAGAAGTGGAGCTACACCTTTTGGTGCATCAACAACTACTTCTCCAGCAGGAAACTTAAGTTTTGGTGAAGATAAACCTAAGAAAAATATGGCTTTCATTATGGCAGCTCATGGAATTCCATATGTGGCAACAGCTTCTATAGCTTATCCTGAGGACTTTATGAAAAAAGTTAAAAAAGCAGCTGAAACTAAAGGTCCTGCTTATATTCACTTACAACAAC
Above is a genomic segment from Methanobrevibacter olleyae containing:
- the porB gene encoding pyruvate synthase subunit PorB, with protein sequence MKIPEEELLAPGHRGCAGCGASIGVRLALKVLGRNTVVVCATGCLDVMTSPYPETAWEVPWIHVAFENAGAVASGVERALKTQGKEDVNIVAFGGDGGTADIGLQSLSGAMERGHNMTYICYDNEAYMNTGIQRSGATPFGASTTTSPAGNLSFGEDKPKKNMAFIMAAHGIPYVATASIAYPEDFMKKVKKAAETKGPAYIHLQQPCTTGWGFKPDQTIQLGRLAVETGAWGLFEIENGEFRVTYRPQERKQVIEYLSAQKRFKHLKEEQINEIQEFVDNQCEELGI